The window AATGTGGATTGGAGACACTAAGGAGAAGCGCGTATTTGGTGAAGGGGATGAGATGGGTAGCTTTCTGGACACATTTGTTTTACGGGCTTGTGATGGGGGCGATGGTGATTGGCACGAAcattgtttttgttcttttgggtGCGGCAAAGGGTGATAGATGGAGGAGTTCTTATGTTATATCGCAAACTGTGCAGTGTACGGTGTTGGGAACTTTGGCAATGAATCAGTTTCTTGTATTGAATGTGGTATTGTACATGTATTGCAAGGACTTGAAAGGCGAAAAATTGTCCTTTGAATACCTATCTTTGCCATTGGATGatgagaagaaaaataacaacattGTGTAGTAGTACCTGGCGGGATTAGAAAGATGGTGAACTATGTCTGAGCGGGGGCCAGAGGAAACTCTAGTGGAATTCGTTTGTCTGACTTGGGTATAGGGGCGAAAGGACTAATTGAACCGTCCAGTAGCTGGTGCCCTCCGAAGTTTCCCTCAGGACTAACTGAGAGATTGTATGAGCCAAGTGCCTTTGCTTTTGTTTGTTCCTGTTGaatattgaataaaaatgtaCAGTATTTGTATTGATATTATGTAGTAAAAGACATGGAAGTAGATGTTATATAACGGTTCTATCaaataaaacatttatttttgtcacgatccaaaatcTCTAACCACGACTGACACCTAACCATTCACTACTTGCTAGATGAACCTCATGATAATCCAATGAAAACATCAAATTGTCTCAAACAAAACCGCGAACATGGATGAAAGTAAGACCTCAAATCTACGAAAAGTTTAAAACAATTACAATGTCTAACATAGTCTATATAGAATGGGATCGAAGCTGCTCTACAAACCAACGTTGCTAGCGAATTTGACTTTATCTCCATCGTTCTGCCATTCAAGTCCCTGCAATACACAAACAGTGCCATGTTTCCCAGCCTAACCAGTTGAACCGTTCTCTATTAGAAGGCAAGATATCCATAATTTTTACATATCAATACAACAACTATACGGTTTCTATTCAATATTCAACAACAGGATCAAAGAGCAAAACCTTTTGACTACACAATAGCATGATTCTTCTTCTCTTCGTCCAATGGCAGGTATACGTACTCACCGCCAGTTTCCAGCGCCAATTTCTCATCGTTGTTCAACTCCTTGCAGCACATACACAACACCATATTCACTACAAGATACTGATTcatcaatacatatccaaacACCGAACCCAACACGGTTTGCAGTATCACTGCCAGACTCCTCCACTGATCACCTTTCGCGGCATCCACACTGACTAAAAACATGGAACAACCAACCACCATTAACGCAATCACAAGCCCGTAATACATGAGAATCCCGAAAGCTACCCATCTCTTCCCCTTCACCAAATTCGCGCTTCTCCTTAGTGTCTCGTAACCCTTTTTTGACTCAACTACGGCTATCACATAAGCTAACGACCAGTTCACCTGTAGCCAAATCAGAACTGGCACAAGCACAATCAAACCGAAAATAACCACGAATGATAAGTGATCATTCAAGCCATGTTTGAGTCCGAGGGATTGGAGAATTTGGActacaaacaccaaaatcagggAGAAAATTAGCGTGATTGAAATGAATATGGTTTGAGAAACGATTAAGGTGGAGAGCAGTGGGAAGAAGGAGTTTCTGATAGATTTAATAGACGAAACAAGGTTGATTGGTCTATCGTAGAACGCTTGAACCGCGCTATATGTTGTGGTGCCTACTCCACATATGAAAAACAGGGACAAAAACAGAGTATACACTATGAGTAGTATAATTTCGATGTTTGAAAAATGAGGTCGCGCGAAACTGGTGAAATCATAATCGGGATGAAAGATGGCGAGGTGGAAAGAAGGATATACGATTAGAGAGAACACGATAGGTAAGAGGAAGAGGATTGAAATAGCTTGAAAATGACCAACATGAGATTTGAATATGTTCCTAGTTGATTCAATGATCTCTCTCCATAGGCTAAGGCGATTTTCGGTAGGAAAAGAAGACATTGGAGGTTGATGAAGATGAACCAAAGATGGATGAAAGTGATGAAGATCATCAATTGAAGTAGACATGTTGATGAATGGCTGTTGAACTAGAAAGTGAAGGAAATAGTTGTTTTTGTGGTTCTTATAAACAATGCCTTTTTTTCTTTGACgaacatttctttttttttttttgggtttctccaTTCAACGTTGCGTACGTCCATTTGAGTATGACTAATTTGAATTGGTATCCTATAGGTCCATTTTGGATACTTATATTTAAGTCTGACTAATTCAAATTCTTACTGCATAGAAATTATTAGGGGTAGTGCTttcagtcaatttttttattttcatattgaaGATTCAAAATCGAGATATCAAGTCAAAGAAGAATCAATCTAATTCACTGCACTACATTCTTtggtgatctttttttttttttactaactaTGAGCTCAAGAAATATccaattaaaaaattttcaacaCGCTtccaaaatagtaataataataagagaaaatacataaagtaccCTCTGAACTTGTCcaactttttcaaaaaaacacctaaactatacttccGACCTATTACCCTACGAATCTTACTTAAACCGTagtaaatacaccattttgacttAAATTTTTCCTCTGCGTGTAGGCATGCATACCAGGTGCGTCAATAGTTAAAATTTGACTTGAATTACCAATTAAAACTTGTCACGTGtaaattatttgtcaaaaaattcaaaaatccctTCTTCTTCTCTACCGTTTGTTGACTTAAATACACcatttgtttatttcttttttccttatcATCCCTACCACCATTTTTTGTTAGTTCTAATCTTGTTGCAACTCTAAATTTCTTCCACATTCATAGTTTatgtcttcatttttttctttctcttatctGATCGCTTTATGTGAGTTTAATAATAGTAGTGCATTTCTTTTCTTGTGTGCCCTAGCTTCATAACTATTGCAATCAAATAATGTTTTTTGTTTTTCAGTTTATATTGCTCAAACAATACTCATTTTATTGAAGTAGGCATTTTAAAAGATACCAATTCTGTAGATTCTTGTTTATAGAATATGATATGCTAATTTTGAGAtattgggtgtgtttggtatgaaggaaaaatgttttcctagaaaatgttttcttgaaaaacaggttgatttcttatttgttttcctatgtttggtCGGTCaatgaaaagatatttttcaaaaaatacaattaGTATTTAGCTAaagtgtaaaaatatattttagatttttttttttaggatgtattcgatatgaaggaggaaaaatattttttagaaaaataagtttttttttacttACTTAGTGTGTTCGTTATGTAAATTGAataagtatatgttttctaaaagtatttgtatatattttacaaaaataatgagaacgaATATGATAAAAAGGGTTGGATaagcaaaaaaatttaaattattttaaaaataaattaaaaacattaattttttttttaagagggGGTTGGTAGGTGGGGTTGTCAAAATAGTTAGTTAAGGCtgctaagaaaataattttgattttttaaaagataaattattttttttgcggcggggggcggggggggggggggtggggggtagGGGGGGGGGCCGGGNNNNNNNNNNNNNNNNNNNNNNNNNNNNNNNNNNNNNNNNNNNNNNNNNNNNNNNNNNNNNNNNNNNNNNNNNNNNNNNNNNNNNNNNNNNNNNNNNNNNNNNNNNNNNNNNNNNNNNNNNNNNNNNNNNNNNNNNNNNNNNNNNNNNNNNNNNNNNNNNNNNNNNNNNNNNNNNNNNNNNNNNNNNNNNNNNNNNNNNNNNNNNNNNNNNNNNNNNNNNNNNNNNNNNNNNNNNNNNNNNNNNNNNNNNNNNNNNNNNNNNNNNNNNNNNNNNNNNNNNNNNNNNNNNNNNNNNNNNNNNNNNNNNNNNNNNNNNNNNNNNNNNNNNNNNNNNNNNNNNNNNNNNNNNNNNNNNNNNNNNNNNNNNNNNNNNNNNNNNNNNNNNNNNNNNNNNNNNNNNNNNNNNNNNNNNNNNNNNNNNNNNNNNNNNNNNNNNNNNNNNNNNNNNNNNNNNNNNNNNNNNNNNNNNNNNNNNNNNNNNNNNNNNNNNNNNNNNNNNNNNNNNNNNNNNNNNNNNNNNNNNNNNNNNNNNNNNNNNNNNNNNNNNNNNNNNNNNNNNNNNNNNNNNNNNNNNNNNNNNNNNNNNNNNNNNNNNNNNNNNNNNNNNNNNNNNNNNNNNNNNNNNNNNNNNNNNNNNNNNNNNNNNNNNNNNNNNNNNNNNNNNNNNNNNNNNNNNNNNNNNNNNNNNNNNNNNNNNNNNNNNNNNNNNNNNNNNNNNNNNNNNNNNNNNNNNNNNNNNNNNNNNNNNNNNNNNNNNNNNNNNNNNNNNNNNNNNNNNNNNNNNNNNNNNNNNNNNNNNNNNNNNNNNNNNNNNNNNNNNNNNNNNNNNNNNNNNNNNNNNNNNNNNNNNNNNNNNNNNNNNNNNNNNNNNNNNNNNNNNNNNNNNNNNNNNNNNNNNNNNNNNNNNNNNNNNNNNNNNNNNNNNNNNNNNNNNNNNNNNNNNNNNNNNNNNNNNNNNNNNNNNNNNNNNNNNNNNNNNNNNNNNNNNNNNNNNNNNNNNNNNNNNNNNNNNNNNNNNNNNNNNNNNNNNNNNNNNNNNNNNNNNNNNNNNNNNNNNNNNNNNNNNNNNNNNNNNNNNNNNNNNNNNNNNNNNNNNNNNNNNNNNNNNNNNNNNNNNNNNNNNNNNNNNNNNNNNNNNNNNNNNNNNNNNNNNNNNNNNNNNNNNNNNNNNNNNNNNNNNNNNNNNNNNNNNNNNNNNNNNNNNNNNNNNNNNNNNNNNNNNNNNNNNNNNNNNNNNNNNNNNNNNNNNNNNNNNNNNNNNNNNNNNNNNNNNNNNNNNNNNNNNNNNNNNNNNNNNNNNNNNNNNNNNNNNNNNNNNNNNNNNNNNNNNNNNNNNNNNNNNNNNNNNNNNNNNNNNNNNNNNNNNNNNNNNNNNNNNNNNNNNNNNNNNNNNNNNNNNNNNNNNNNNNNNNNNNNNNNNNNNNNNNNNNNNNNNNNNNNNNNNNNNNNNNNNNNNNNNNNNNNNNNNNNNNNNNNNNNNNNNNNNNNNNNNNNNNNNNNNNNNNNNNNNNNNNNNNNNNNNNNNNNNNNNNNNNNNNNNNNNNNNNNNNNNNNNNNNNNNNNNNNNNNNNNNNNNNNNNNNNNNNNNNNNNNNNNNNNNNNNNNNNNNNNNNNNNNNNNNNNNNNNNNNNNNNNNNNNNNNNNNNNNNNNNNNNNNNNNNNNNNNNNNNNNNNNNNNNNNNNNNNNNNNNNNNNNNNNNNNNNNNNNNNNNNNNNNNNNNNNNNNNNNNNNNNNNNNNNNNNNNNNNNNNNNNNNNNNNNNNNNNNNNNNNNNNNNNNNNNNNNNNNNNNNNNNNNNNNNNNNNNNNNNNNNNNNNNNNNNNNNNNNNNNNNNNNNNNNNNNNNNNNNNNNNNNNNNNNNNNNNNNNNNNNNNNNNNNNNNNNNNNNNNNNNNNNNNNNNNNNNNNNNNNNNNNNNNNNNNNNNNNNNNNNNNNNNNNNNNNNNNNNNNNNNNNNNNNNNNNNNNNNNNNNNNNNNNNNNNNNNNNNNNNNNNNNNNNNNNNNNNNNNNNNNNNNNNNNNNNNNNNNNNNNNNNNNNNNNNNNNNNNNNNNNNNNNNNNNNNNNNNNNNNNNNNNNNNNNNNNNNNNNNNNNNNNNNNNNNNNNNNNNNNNNNNNNNNNNNNNNNNNNNNNNNNNNNNNNNNNNNNNNNNNNNNNNNNNNNNNNNNNNNNNNNNNNNNNNNNNNNNNNNNNNNNNNNNNNNNNNNNNNNNNNNNNNNNNNNNNNNNNNNNNNNNNNNNNNNNNNNNNNNNNNNNNNNNNNNNNNNNNNNNNNNNNNNNNNNNNNNNNNNNNNNNNNNNNNNNNNNNNNNNNNNNNNNNNNNNNNNNNNNNNNNNNNNNNNNNNNNNNNNNNNNNNNNNNNNNNNNNNNNNNNNNNNNNNNNNNNNNNNNNNNNNNNNNNNNNNNNNNNNNNNNNNNNNNNNNNNNNNNNNNNNNNNNNNNNNNNNNNNNNNNNNNNNNNNNNNNNNNNNNNNNNNNNNNNNNNNNNNNNNNNNNNNNNNNNNNNNNNNNNNNNNNNNNNNNNNNNNNNNNNNNNNNNNNNNNNNNNNNNNNNNNNNNNNNNNNNNNNNNNNNNNNNNNNNNNNNNNNNNNNNNNNNNNNNNNNNNNNNNNNNNNNNNNNNNNNNNNNNNNNNNNNNNNNNNNNNNNNNNNNNNNNNNNNNNNNNNNNNNNNNNNNNNNNNNNNNNNNNNNNNNNNNNNNNNNNNNNNNNNNNNNNNNNNNNNNNNNNNNNNNNNNNNNNNNNNNNNNNNNNNNNNNNNNNNNNNNNNNNNNNNNNNNNNNNNNNNNNNNNNNNNNNNNNNNNNNNNNNNNNNNNNNNNNNNNNNNNNNNNNNNNNNNNNNNNNNNNNNNNNNNNNNNNNNNNNNNNNNNNNNNNNNNNNNNNNNNNNNNNNNNNNNNNNNNNNNNNNNNNNNNNNNNNNNNNNNNNNNNNNNNNNNNNNNNNNNNNNNNNNNNNNNNNNNNNNNNNNNNNNNNNNNNNNNNNNNNNNNNNNNNNNNNNNGGGGAGGAAGTTGGTAGGGTGGTCGGGCAGGGGAGGTAGgaaaaagtttgaatttaaaaaaaataaaaattggaaagGGTAAAGGAGTAGGGTTTGGGTTTTGGGTAGGgttgaggtaagaaaaaaaattaaaatcttttttaaGTAGGGGGCGGGGTGGGGGATTGAGAGTTGGAGTAGggatgagtgattttgagagttgtgtgaatatttcaatttaagagtgaggttgaaagagaattttgaaaaatattttccttactttttgaaggaaaatcattttccttaaatttgagaaaaataagttgatttggaaaatattttctaaaatttttaagtcaaccaaacatgagaaaattgaaaaacattttctagaaaatgttttccttcataccaaacatacCCATCACCACAtgttattttcttcaatattGGGTGTTCTTTATCCAGATTTATTGCTTAACCTGATTAATGTTGTATATTCTCTGTTGATATACTTCATTGAGCTTTGATATTAGAGAACACTATATTCCTGGAGTCATCACAAATCTTTTGGCACATTACTGTTTGCTAAGGGCATGAACTGAAAGTTCTGCAATTATATACCCAAAATTATAAAGgacaattttcatattttattttgatttttattgaatCGGTTATTGctaatttttcagaaaaaataattttaattttttttaaatttttttctaagaaagATTAAATAGTTCCAATGGCTTCAATGACTTCTTTTTCTCATGAAATGGAGATTAAGTGGGAGTGGTGATGTCGTGGAATATCCAATGTGAAAGTTAAGTTTTTGCTTGAAAAGATGttgattcaaattttaaattttagtttggTGGTAATTTGAGTGTTTAGATTCTAAATATTTGGTGGTAATTTGAGTATTTAGATTTGAATTTGGATGGGTTTGATAATTATAAATTGGTTAGTGATAGTTTAGCAATAACTCGATCTTTTTACAGCGAAATTGATAATAACGACGATTATGGAGCTAGATAGCTATGGCGGAGGAAATTCTAAAAGCATTTGacaaagaaaggaagaaaagaaataaagaaaaagaaaaagaattatccaaaagCATATGAACataatttcttttttagaaaaaatattaaaattaatttgacaCGTGTCAAATTGTGATTGGCACGTCATTTGCACATTTTTGGTGCAATTAGTGTTGGGTGAAAAAGAATATACAAATAATACTTTAAAGTTGTTTGATGGGGTAATCAGACACCCTCAAACTTTAagtgtctttttaaaaaattgggTCAAGTTCAATGAtgtctttatgtatttttttctaataataataCTCCTATATAATATTTCATCTGTCTCAATATGTTTGTCTAGTTTTGATTTGACACAAAATTTTAAAGagtaacataatttttttaatcgtTTGCTCTTAAATTAAAGAAATGTTGAATGTAtctaaatattctttaatcttgtcttgaatatataaaaatttaaaattaaagagttaaaaaaagattttttaaatgaattaaaaaataaaagaaataaattaaaattgagaaAGTAAACGCCCTTCAAAAATAACTTATCTTCAACAGTGGCATTGGAAAGTTGCTTCTTATCACAAAATTTGTGATAGTAATGTTTTGTCCGATCTTAAAACCGAAGTTTCAAcgttattttcttaagatttataCACATTGAATGAAAAGATAATTAATGTACATCGATAGTGGTAACAAATtacaattttttactttttcctaAGATCTTTTACCTCTTTTGCTCCCATGGTCACCGAAATTCacaatttttgaattgaaagtgagGGATGTTTATCATTCAATCAATTTCTTATATCACAAATTACAGTATAAAAATAATTGTTATTgtaaaaaattagaaagaattaCTTGGCCTCATCCATCTTGATTTGGCTTATGACATGCCCCAAGAAGTCTACCTCCTCGGTTCCTCCTTAACGAACGAGCACTTCTCTTTCTTGATGTAAAAGTCTTTTCTTTGGGCAAGaataaactttttttttccttgtgggttaaataattttctttgacTATACATAGatatctaaaatttgtggactcTACGAGAAGAATTCAAATTGTGTTAGAGTACTTGGACTGTACCTAGATCCtgaattatgcctatataaagggaCAAATATTTACTTAAATAGGCATTTCAAAaccccaataaattcatgggatatttataaatcaaaaccctCTTTTATTGGTAATCAAATTCATCAAGAAGAACCACGACAAACACTCCTTTCATGGAGATAAAATCCAAAtaatacgccactaacggcccaACCCTCTTGGCAAACCCTCCTTTcgtggagatcaaatccaaatcaTACGCCATTAACGGCCCAACACTCCTTTCATGGATATCAAATCCAAtattcctacgttcgagaaatataCCACTAACAATCcttgaattacggagaaaatgatcaaatccaaatattcctacgctcgagaaatacgccactaacgactCTCTAATTACggaaaaatttatatcaaatCCAAATATGTCTATGTTTGAGAAATAAGCTACTGACGGTTCTCGAATTACgaagaaaatcaagagaaaagAAGGAACGAATTTGTACCCATAttgtttattaataaaaaaatcatgtttctttatattttatttgtgattacaatttatttttatcgctgtaaaaatttattagaaacactatattttctcatatattttcaaaatattttgaattattgttaTGTTGACTAGTACTTCCTCCGTtttggaataagtgaattgttggggtatttattggtgtttcaaaataagtgaatcattgaatttttttgtaaatttgcccttatgatttgacaatcaattaacttttaaaaaggtattacaagatcaatttttttttgggtaaaaatgaaaagttgtgttaaatttatgtctttaattcttctttcttaatatgtgtgtcaaaatccaataattcatttattatgaaatgaagggagtaaaaTTCTTGttgtagttttaaaatatatatatatatatatatatatatatatatatatatatatatattattctacCACAGTGTCTAAGAGATGTATACTGAATTTATGAGTAAAATTAAGTACTTTCATCCTCGAGTTCAAAAAATTCTTTTATGAatgttttatacatatataagacACATGAGGGCTAGCTTAAAGAAAGTATATTCTTATTTATGTTTGTTCTCAATTAAGTACATAGGAATGTTATGTTTTGTtgtcaatttatgtgatatacatcaaatttaaataattaattatatttttaattatatttttagatgttttaagttgttaattaatgtaatttataataatatttatgtaattttcaaataatatatgttaatttccttgtccaaacttttgtagcattgatactcaattatattttaaaaataatttaagtttttaattattgtgatttgtaatattttttcttgtattttaatttgagtgacactaatataatttcgaaagacaaaccaaatattttatatcttttaaatttttaagttgttaattattgtgatttatagtgttttttacgtatttttttaatatataccttaattttttttagatattttaaattattaactattgtaatttataatattttttatgtaatttttaaataatatatgttattctccttatacaaacttttgtggtattgataatcaattatattttaaaaataatttaagtttttaattattgtgatttataatacttattcttctttttcaatttaagtgacacattATTTAgataaccataataattaattaggggtgatatagtaaagtcacgattgaagcagcaaagTAGACATGTctaaaatgacttataataactaattagaagtgatatagcaaaattactatgaaaaaatatttgtggAGAAAATTTAAGTaggcctcatataagacatcaagttaatttaaaacattaagagttaatttattattttatatctattttatgcttttattaaatattattatttttttaatatttagatgacttataataattaattaagggtcaTAATATTAAGTAACAACTTAACAGAAGGTTAAAGCAAAAAGAAGCAACGAAGTACTGCTTTTTCACACTTCCATATACTCTTTAAGTTTCGTTTGGTGGAATGTATTgaaaagttaatgcatgcattagtttaatgtgtattattaatatcttgtttggtattttTTTTCACCTTATACTATATTGTAtcttactaatacctcaaaattcatgatattagtaatgcaatgtatgcatgcattaacatgattaaagacactattatctcTCAAAAAAAATTTTTTGCATCTTTTTATCATAacttttgaagacatcattggaAACCAACACAATAAAGACTCAAGCTTTtgtcacctcgaggacacaagaacatgcatggaggacccatctTGAGCACAATATAAAGCAATTCCGTGTGTGAAAATCGCTTGGGGGCTTGCCTTTGATGCCTACCCGAGGGTGCATATATTGAAGTGTGAAGATGAGCTTCAAACACTCCAAAGCCGCCCCATGTCTACACTCTAAGGCTGCCCCTTTTGTTActctcattaagggtgttttgatcTTTTTGTGCACTTCTATTACACTCCATAGGCGCCCCTTTTTATCAAGGGTAGTTTGAtcattttatgatgcaataagctaggctataaataggttcctattagtcttattttccttagtttatGATGGATATTTAAAAGACATTGAaacttttcttctctctttgagagtgtagtgtagggcttgaaaTAGTCATTAGTGTAGGGTTTGGGAAAGTCATTATTGACAtttgcttagaaatggtggttgtaaggCGGAGTTGATTTCCTTAGCGGTCACCGCAAAAAGATTGGTGTTTGACTTTTGCGAATTTAAGGGTCTTATCGTTTGATATACGGTTTGGTTCTTTATTCTTCGTAACTTCTTATGTCAtcttatctatcttttttttattgcatttgtttgttatcttgtttctcttagaCTTCTTCTCTTTAGGCCTATACttatataatttggtatcaagatCCACGTTTAGAATTGTTCCTACAATTCTAAGTGTTGGATTGTTGttatcttaagaaaatcaaaacaaaagagagtcgaaatccaaaaaaaaatagtagtgtcACGTTATTACCCTTTGGCAGAAATTTGAGACTTAGATCTaggtaatttttatatattttgttagtttttagtGCTAGATCCTTCTTCTCTAGCAttaatagagtctagatctaaaatttgagctaaattcgGGTTGTTTTGAGTCATCCATCATTattgagcttgagtttgaagaaacttgaggTGGATCTCATTTTTGGAAAAGGTGCTTGTGGcatttttttacttaaaattgTGGTATTTGTGCTTAGTTTATCAACATGACCCTGGATTTTCAAGAATCATCAACTTTAGAGGCAATTTGTTTAAGGGTCAACCTTGGTCAAACTTTCATTTGCTTAA of the Capsicum annuum cultivar UCD-10X-F1 chromosome 11, UCD10Xv1.1, whole genome shotgun sequence genome contains:
- the LOC107878250 gene encoding uncharacterized protein LOC107878250 → MSTSIDDLHHFHPSLVHLHQPPMSSFPTENRLSLWREIIESTRNIFKSHVGHFQAISILFLLPIVFSLIVYPSFHLAIFHPDYDFTSFARPHFSNIEIILLIVYTLFLSLFFICGVGTTTYSAVQAFYDRPINLVSSIKSIRNSFFPLLSTLIVSQTIFISITLIFSLILVFVVQILQSLGLKHGLNDHLSFVVIFGLIVLVPVLIWLQVNWSLAYVIAVVESKKGYETLRRSANLVKGKRWVAFGILMYYGLVIALMVVGCSMFLVSVDAAKGDQWRSLAVILQTVLGSVFGYVLMNQYLVVNMVLCMCCKELNNDEKLALETGGEYVYLPLDEEKKNHAIV